A single region of the Sorghum bicolor cultivar BTx623 chromosome 7, Sorghum_bicolor_NCBIv3, whole genome shotgun sequence genome encodes:
- the LOC110436993 gene encoding malate dehydrogenase [NADP] 2, chloroplastic isoform X2 gives MGLSTAYSPAGSGLVPAPLGAGAARRRSVQVRRPRLATVRCSVVDAAKQVQDGVATAVAAEAPASRNECFGVFCNIYDLKAEDKTKSWKKLVNIAVSGAAGMISNHLLFKLASGEVFGQDQPIALKLLGSERSFQALEGVAMELEDSLYPLLREVSIGIDPYEVFQDVDWALLIGAKPRGPGMERAALLDINGQIFADQGKALNAVASRNVKVLVVGNPCNTNALICLKNTPNIPAKNFHALTRLDENRAKCQIALKAGVFYDKVSNVTIWGNHSTTQVPDFLNAKIDGRPVKEIIQDTKWLEEEFTMTVQKRGGVLIQKWGRSSAASTAVSIVDAIKSLVTPTPEGEWFSTGVYTTGNPYGIAEDIVFSMPCRSKGDGDYELATDVSMDDFLWERIKKSEAELLAEKKCVAHLTGEGDAFCDLPEDTMLPGEN, from the exons ATGGGCCTTTCAACAGCTTACTCCCCGGCCGGGTCGGGCCTTGTGCCGGCCCCtctcggcgccggcgccgcgcgcCGTCGCTCCGTCCAGGTCCGCCGCCCGCGCCTCGCCACCGTCCGATGCTCCGTCGTCGACGCCGCCAA GCAGGTGCAGGACGGCGTGGCGACGGCGGTCGCGGCGGAGGCGCCGGCGTCGCGGAACGAGTGCTTCGGGGTCTTCTGCAACATCTACGACCTCAAGGCG GAAGACAAGACCAAGTCGTGGAAGAAGCTAGTGAACATTGCTGTGTCAGGCGCGGCTGGGATGATTTCAAATCACCTGCTGTTCAAA CTCGCCTCCGGTGAGGTTTTTGGACAAGACCAACCAATAGCACTTAAGTTACTTGGCTCAGAAAGATCGTTTCAAGCTCTAGAAG GCGTAGCTATGGAACTGGAGGACTCGCTGTATCCACTGCTGAGGGAAGTCAGCATTGGTATAGATCCTTACGAGGTCTTTCAAGATGTAGATTGGGCCCTTCTTATTGGTGCTAAGCCCCGAGGTCCCGGCATGGAGCGAGCTGCGTTACTGGATATCAATGGCCAAATCTTTGCTGACCAG GGGAAAGCACTTAATGCCGTGGCCTCGCGGAACGTGAAAGTCTTAGTTGTTGGAAATCCCTGTAACACTAA TGCATTGATTTGCTTGAAAAATACTCCAAACATACCAGCAAAAAATTTTCATGCACTGACGAGGTTGGACGAAAATAGAGCAAAGTGCCAG ATAGCACTCAAAGCAGGTGTATTTTATGACAAAGTATCAAACGTGACTATTTGGGGGAACCATTCGACAACTCAG GTTCCTGATTTCTTGAATGCCAAAATTGATGGGAGACCAGTGAAAGAAATCATTCAGGATACCAAGTGGTTAGAAGAAGAGTTCACCATGACAGTTCAAAAG CGTGGAGGTGTGCTCATCCAAAAATGGGGCAGATCTTCAGCCGCATCAACGGCTGTTTCGATAGTGGATGCTATTAAATCCCTTGTAACTCCTACCCCAGAAGGCGAGTGGTTCTCTACAGGG GTTTATACGACTGGAAATCCTTATGGCATAGCAGAGGATATCGTGTTCAGCATGCCATGCAGATCGAAG GGTGATGGTGATTACGAACTAGCTACTGATGTGTCAATGGACGATTTTCTGTGGGAACGGATTAAAAAG AGTGAAGCTGAATTGCTTGCTGAGAAGAAATGCGTTGCCCATCTTACTGGAGAG GGGGATGCATTTTGTGATCTTCCGGAAGATACCATGCTACCAGGAGAAAATTAA
- the LOC8057801 gene encoding NAC domain-containing protein 53 yields the protein MTHPSSSSSSAPPPPPLPPPGAAAGAAEATSLAPGFRFHPTDEELVSYYLKRKVLGRPLKVDAIAEVDLYKVEPWDLPARSRLRSRDSQWYFFSRLDRKHANRARTNRATSSGYWKTTGKDREVRHGPRVVGMKKTLVFHAGRAPKGERTNWVMHEYRLEGDDAAGIPQDSFVVCRIFQKAGPGPQNGAQYGAPFVEEEWEEEDADVGLLPVEGDAAVDPEVPRAPVEIPGALERGYLQMSDLIQGLGDQNGNGTPSLPVSDTSNNSNHSEDVDGNSGDILSDPNLGSNFLQYEPGEQNSLMLNGSIISNANAGDFFTNSSPSDGFLELKDFADAANVDFPLGNGSTICPSDGWAWKTPDSAEAVNGANNEIPPVPDDQTFQPDELEQLLQSIQQDSHFGSSIIDPRHSSMTNSVLPEDDSLMFYDAPFDSTMCDDGFGQNGILGSAATNLSGIGMVDDGMQYFDAMDENLFNDILGSIQQPAGNSSHAFNGPVLTQEVNNTMYTYSPTQKVLEPNFVVGAPSSARLPEAGSQLNCVVLPDGQAKSSAIGKGFVKILDSISAPPAFAGEFPANHRKSLAHISGARPNTLHVSAEVIRIGSLAVPSGADKWALQKDQGMELLFSADFEPDTRIHCGCNTITAVLRGGFCLFFVSAIMLLVSYEVGMCIYGK from the exons ATGACCCACccttcctcgtcgtcgtcctccgctcccccgcccccgccgctgccgccgcccggggcggcggcgggggcggccGAGGCCACCTCCCTCGCGCCGGGCTTCCGCTTCCACCCCACCGACGAGGAGCTCGTCTCCTACTACCTCAAGCGCAAGGTCCTCGGCCGCCCGCTCAAGGTCGACGCCATCGCAGAGGTCGACCTCTACAAGGTCGAGCCCTGGGACCTGCCCGCCCGCTCCCGCCTCCGCTCCCGCGACTCCCAGTGGTACTTCTTCAGCCGCCTCGACCGCAAGCACGCCAACCGCGCCCGCACCAACCGCGCCACGTCGAGTGGGTACTGGAAGACCACGGGGAAGGACAGGGAGGTGCGCCATGGGCCCAGGGTCGTCGGGATGAAGAAGACGCTCGTCTTCCATGCCGGACGCGCTCCCAAGGGCGAGCGCACCAACTGGGTCATGCACGAGTACCGCCTCGAGGGCGACGACGCTGCGGGGATACCGCAG GACTCATTTGTGGTGTGCCGGATCTTCCAGAAAGCTGGCCCAGGTCCTCAGAATGGGGCACAGTATGGAGCGCCCTTTGTTGAGGAGGAATGGGAGGAGGAAGACGCAGATGTCGGTTTGCTTCCAGTGGAGGGTGATGCTGCTGTTGACCCTGAGGTTCCCCGCGCTCCTGTGGAGATACCTGGTGCCCTGGAGAGAGGCTATCTTCAGATGAGTGATCTCATTCAG GGTTTGGGTGATCAAAATGGAAATGGTACACCTAGTTTGCCAGTTTCTGATACTTCAAATAATAGCAACCATTCTGAAGATGTAGATGGAAATTCTGGGGACATTTTAAGTGACCCAAACCTTGGCTCTAATTTTCTTCAGTATGAACCTGGGGAGCAAAATAGCTTAATGCTTAATGGAAGTATCATATCAAATGCAAATGCTGGAGATTTTTTTACGAATTCCAGCCCCAGTGATGGGTTCCTAGAGCTGAAGGATTTTGCAGATGCTGCAAATGTGGATTTCCCTCTGGGCAATGGATCAACCATCTGTCCTTCAGATGGTTGGGCATGGAAAACACCCGACTCAGCAGAAGCTGTAAATGGAGCTAACAATGAGATTCCTCCAGTCCCTGATGACCAGACTTTCCAGCCAGATGAGCTGGAACAACTGCTGCAGTCAATACAACAAGATTCCCATTTCGGCTCAAGTATCATTGACCCCCGGCATTCTTCTATGACAAATTCAGTTCTTCCTGAGGATGATTctttgatgttctatgatgcacCCTTCGATTCCACCATGTGTGATGATGGGTTTGGACAGAATGGAATTCTTGGCTCCGCAGCAACCAATCTATCTGGCATTGGCATGGTGGACGATGGTATGCAATACTTCGATGCAATGGATGAAAATTTATTTAATGATATTCTGGGCTCCATACAGCAGCCAGCTGGTAACAGTTCCCACGCTTTTAATGGCCCAGTCCTTACCCAAGAG GTCAACAATACCATGTATACATATAGTCCAACTCAAAAGGTTTTAGAACCTAATTTTGTAGTTGGTGCCCCGTCATCTGCTAGGTTACCTGAAGCTGGTAGTCAGTTAAATTGTGTTGTTTTACCAG ATGGTCAGGCTAAGAGTAGTGCTATCGGAAAGGGATTTGTAAAGATTTTGGATTCGATCTCCGCTCCCCCAGCTTTTGCAGGAGAATTCCCAGCTAACCACCGCAAATCCTTGGCTCATATTTCTGGAGCGCGCCCCAACACACTCCATGTTTCTGCTGAAGTGATCCGCATAGGAAGTTTAGCTGTTCCTTCTGGCGCAGACAAGTGGGCTCTGCAAAaggatcaaggcatggagctgCTCTTCTCTGCAGATTTTGAGCCTGATACCCGTATACACTGTGGCTGCAACACCATTACCGCGGTGCTGCGTGGTGGCTTCTGCCTTTTCTTCGTTTCGGCAATAATGCTCTTAGTGAGCTACGAGGTGGGCATGTGCATCTATGGCAAGTAG
- the LOC8056933 gene encoding mediator of RNA polymerase II transcription subunit 31 isoform X2 — MADAESNPGAGGKPPPYKDPDNGSQRFLLELEFVQCLANPTYIHYLAQNRYFEDEAFIGYLKYLKYWQRPEYIKHIMYPHCLFFLELLQNANFRNAMAHPTNKELAHRQQYFFWKNYRNNRLKHILPRPPPEPTPAPAPSQAPATLPLPASVPTPVAPPVPGPTSSMPPVVAGGASAMSPMQFVGTPGTNMPKNDMRNAMGNRKRKMG; from the exons ATGGCTGACGCCGAGTCCAACCCTGGCGCGGGCGGGAAGCCGCCGCCGTACAAGGACCCCGACAATGGGAGTCAGCGGTTCCTACTCGAGTTGGAGTTCGTGCAGTGCCTCGCCAACCCTACCTACATCCACT ATCTAGCGCAGAATAGATATTTTGAGGATGAGGCATTTATCGGGTACCTCAAGTACCTAAAATACTGGCAGCGACCAGAGTATATCAAACACATAAT GTATCCACACTGCCTTTTCTTTCTTGAGCTCCTCCAAAATGCCAATTTCCGAAATGCAATGGCACATCCAACAAACAAG GAGCTTGCTCATAGGCAGCAGTATTTCTTCTGGAAAAACTACAGGAATAACAGACTGAAGCACATCCTACCACGCCCTCCTCCTGAACCAACTCCTGCACCTGCACCTTCACAAGCACCTGCTACATTGCCCCTACCAGCGTCAGTGCCAACACCTGTAGCTCCGCCTGTTCCTGGACCAACGTCGTCTATGCCACCTGTGGTAGCAGGTGGTGCATCTGCAATGTCTCCTATGCAGTTTGTGGGAACTCCAGGCACTAATATGCCGAAGAATGACATGAGAAATGCTATGGGCAACAGGAAAAGGAA GATGGGCTAG
- the LOC110436993 gene encoding malate dehydrogenase [NADP] 2, chloroplastic isoform X1, with the protein MGLSTAYSPAGSGLVPAPLGAGAARRRSVQVRRPRLATVRCSVVDAANRQVQDGVATAVAAEAPASRNECFGVFCNIYDLKAEDKTKSWKKLVNIAVSGAAGMISNHLLFKLASGEVFGQDQPIALKLLGSERSFQALEGVAMELEDSLYPLLREVSIGIDPYEVFQDVDWALLIGAKPRGPGMERAALLDINGQIFADQGKALNAVASRNVKVLVVGNPCNTNALICLKNTPNIPAKNFHALTRLDENRAKCQIALKAGVFYDKVSNVTIWGNHSTTQVPDFLNAKIDGRPVKEIIQDTKWLEEEFTMTVQKRGGVLIQKWGRSSAASTAVSIVDAIKSLVTPTPEGEWFSTGVYTTGNPYGIAEDIVFSMPCRSKGDGDYELATDVSMDDFLWERIKKSEAELLAEKKCVAHLTGEGDAFCDLPEDTMLPGEN; encoded by the exons ATGGGCCTTTCAACAGCTTACTCCCCGGCCGGGTCGGGCCTTGTGCCGGCCCCtctcggcgccggcgccgcgcgcCGTCGCTCCGTCCAGGTCCGCCGCCCGCGCCTCGCCACCGTCCGATGCTCCGTCGTCGACGCCGCCAA CAGGCAGGTGCAGGACGGCGTGGCGACGGCGGTCGCGGCGGAGGCGCCGGCGTCGCGGAACGAGTGCTTCGGGGTCTTCTGCAACATCTACGACCTCAAGGCG GAAGACAAGACCAAGTCGTGGAAGAAGCTAGTGAACATTGCTGTGTCAGGCGCGGCTGGGATGATTTCAAATCACCTGCTGTTCAAA CTCGCCTCCGGTGAGGTTTTTGGACAAGACCAACCAATAGCACTTAAGTTACTTGGCTCAGAAAGATCGTTTCAAGCTCTAGAAG GCGTAGCTATGGAACTGGAGGACTCGCTGTATCCACTGCTGAGGGAAGTCAGCATTGGTATAGATCCTTACGAGGTCTTTCAAGATGTAGATTGGGCCCTTCTTATTGGTGCTAAGCCCCGAGGTCCCGGCATGGAGCGAGCTGCGTTACTGGATATCAATGGCCAAATCTTTGCTGACCAG GGGAAAGCACTTAATGCCGTGGCCTCGCGGAACGTGAAAGTCTTAGTTGTTGGAAATCCCTGTAACACTAA TGCATTGATTTGCTTGAAAAATACTCCAAACATACCAGCAAAAAATTTTCATGCACTGACGAGGTTGGACGAAAATAGAGCAAAGTGCCAG ATAGCACTCAAAGCAGGTGTATTTTATGACAAAGTATCAAACGTGACTATTTGGGGGAACCATTCGACAACTCAG GTTCCTGATTTCTTGAATGCCAAAATTGATGGGAGACCAGTGAAAGAAATCATTCAGGATACCAAGTGGTTAGAAGAAGAGTTCACCATGACAGTTCAAAAG CGTGGAGGTGTGCTCATCCAAAAATGGGGCAGATCTTCAGCCGCATCAACGGCTGTTTCGATAGTGGATGCTATTAAATCCCTTGTAACTCCTACCCCAGAAGGCGAGTGGTTCTCTACAGGG GTTTATACGACTGGAAATCCTTATGGCATAGCAGAGGATATCGTGTTCAGCATGCCATGCAGATCGAAG GGTGATGGTGATTACGAACTAGCTACTGATGTGTCAATGGACGATTTTCTGTGGGAACGGATTAAAAAG AGTGAAGCTGAATTGCTTGCTGAGAAGAAATGCGTTGCCCATCTTACTGGAGAG GGGGATGCATTTTGTGATCTTCCGGAAGATACCATGCTACCAGGAGAAAATTAA
- the LOC8057802 gene encoding malate dehydrogenase [NADP] 1, chloroplastic encodes MGLSTAYSPVGSHLAPAPLGHRRSAQLHRPRRALLATVRCSVDAAKQVQDGVATAEAPATRKDCFGVFCTTYDLKAEDKTKSWKKLVNIAVSGAAGMISNHLLFKLASGEVFGQDQPIALKLLGSERSFQALEGVAMELEDSLYPLLREVSIGIDPYEVFEDVDWALLIGAKPRGPGMERAALLDINGQIFADQGKALNAVASKNVKVLVVGNPCNTNALICLKNAPDIPAKNFHALTRLDENRAKCQLALKAGVFYDKVSNVTIWGNHSTTQVPDFLNAKIDGRPVKEVIKDTKWLEEEFTITVQKRGGALIQKWGRSSAASTAVSIADAIKSLVTPTPEGDWFSTGVYTTGNPYGIAEDIVFSMPCRSKGDGDYELATDVSMDDFLWERIKKSEAELLAEKKCVAHLTGEGNAYCDVPEDTMLPGEV; translated from the exons ATGGGCCTCTCAACGGCTTACTCCCCGGTCGGATCGCACCTCGCGCCGGCGCCTCTCGGGCACCGTCGCTCCGCCCAGCTCCACCGCCCGCGCCGGGCCCTGCTCGCCACCGTCCGATGCTCCGTCGACGCCGCCAA GCAGGTGCAGGATGGCGTGGCGACGGCGGAGGCGCCGGCGACGCGGAAGGACTGCTTCGGGGTCTTCTGCACCACCTACGACCTCAAGGCG GAAGACAAGACCAAGTCGTGGAAGAAGCTAGTGAACATTGCTGTGTCAGGCGCGGCTGGGATGATATCGAACCACCTGCTGTTCAAA CTTGCCTCTGGTGAGGTTTTCGGACAAGACCAACCAATAGCACTGAAGTTACTTGGTTCAGAGAGATCGTTTCAAGCTCTCGAAG GTGTTGCTATGGAACTGGAGGACTCGCTATATCCATTGCTGAGGGAAGTCAGCATTGGTATAGATCCTTATGAGGTCTTTGAAGATGTAGATTGGGCCCTTCTTATTGGTGCTAAGCCCCGAGGTCCTGGCATGGAGCGAGCTGCGTTACTGGATATCAATGGTCAAATCTTTGCTGATCAG GGGAAAGCACTTAATGCCGTGGCCTCGAAGAACGTGAAAGTCTTAGTTGTTGGAAATCCCTGTAACACTAA TGCGTTAATTTGCTTGAAAAATGCTCCAGACATACCAGCAAAAAATTTTCATGCACTGACGAGGTTGGATGAAAATAGAGCAAAGTGCCAG CTAGCACTCAAAGCAGGTGTATTTTATGACAAAGTATCAAACGTGACTATTTGGGGGAACCATTCGACAACTCAG GTTCCTGATTTCTTGAATGCCAAAATTGATGGAAGACCAGTGAAAGAAGTCATTAAGGATACCAAGTGGTTAGAAGAAGAGTTCACCATTACGGTTCAAAAG CGTGGAGGTGCGCTCATCCAAAAATGGGGCAGATCTTCAGCTGCATCAACCGCTGTATCAATAGCGGATGCTATTAAATCCCTGGTAACTCCTACCCCAGAAGGCGACTGGTTCTCCACAGGG GTTTATACGACTGGAAATCCTTATGGCATAGCAGAGGATATCGTGTTCAGCATGCCATGCAGATCGAAG GGTGATGGTGATTACGAACTAGCTACTGATGTGTCAATGGACGATTTTCTCTGGGAACGGATTAAAAAG AGTGAAGCTGAATTGCTTGCTGAGAAGAAATGCGTTGCCCATCTTACTGGAGAG GGGAATGCATATTGTGATGTTCCGGAGGATACCATGCTACCGGGAGAAGTGTAG
- the LOC8057804 gene encoding superoxide dismutase [Cu-Zn], chloroplastic: protein MAAQSFLLAATATATTAALFAAPYSSARPFHSAHFVAGPGGAAAARALVVADASKKAVAVLKGTSEVEGVVTLTQDDDGPTTVNVRITGLTPGLHGFHLHEFGDTTNGCISTGPHFNPNNLTHGAPEDEVRHAGDLGNIVANAEGVAEATIVDTQIPLSGPNSVVGRAFVVHELEDDLGKGGHELSLSTGNAGGRLACGVVGLTPL, encoded by the exons ATGGCCGCGCAGTCCTTCCTCCTCGcagccacggccacggccacgacCGCCGCGCTCTTCGCGGCTCCCTATTCCTCCGCACGCCCTTTCCACTCGGCCCACTTCGTCGCCGGCCCggggggcgccgccgccgccagggcaCTCGTCGTCGCCGACGCGTCTAAGAAGGCCGTAGCCGTCCTCAAGGGCACGTCCGAGGTCGAGGGCGTCGTCACGCTCACGCAGGACGACGACG GACCTACAACTGTGAACGTCCGTATCACTGGACTTACTCCTGGACTTCATGGCTTCCACCTC CACGAGTTTGGTGATACTACCAATGGGTGCATATCGACAG GACCACATTTTAATCCAAACAATCTGACACACGGTGCACCAGAAGACGAAGTCCGTCATGCGGGTGACCTGGGAAACATTGTTGCCAATGCTGAGG GCGTAGCTGAGGCAACCATTGTTGATACCCAG ATTCCATTGAGTGGCCCAAATTCAGTTGTTGGGAGAGCATTTGTGGTTCATGAGCTTGAAGATGATTTGGGGAAAG GTGGCCATGAGCTCAGCCTCTCTACTGGAAATGCTGGTGGAAGACTGGCATGTG GTGTTGTTGGCCTGACTCCATTGTAG
- the LOC8056933 gene encoding mediator of RNA polymerase II transcription subunit 31 isoform X1 — MADAESNPGAGGKPPPYKDPDNGSQRFLLELEFVQCLANPTYIHYLAQNRYFEDEAFIGYLKYLKYWQRPEYIKHIMYPHCLFFLELLQNANFRNAMAHPTNKELAHRQQYFFWKNYRNNRLKHILPRPPPEPTPAPAPSQAPATLPLPASVPTPVAPPVPGPTSSMPPVVAGGASAMSPMQFVGTPGTNMPKNDMRNAMGNRKRKKDG, encoded by the exons ATGGCTGACGCCGAGTCCAACCCTGGCGCGGGCGGGAAGCCGCCGCCGTACAAGGACCCCGACAATGGGAGTCAGCGGTTCCTACTCGAGTTGGAGTTCGTGCAGTGCCTCGCCAACCCTACCTACATCCACT ATCTAGCGCAGAATAGATATTTTGAGGATGAGGCATTTATCGGGTACCTCAAGTACCTAAAATACTGGCAGCGACCAGAGTATATCAAACACATAAT GTATCCACACTGCCTTTTCTTTCTTGAGCTCCTCCAAAATGCCAATTTCCGAAATGCAATGGCACATCCAACAAACAAG GAGCTTGCTCATAGGCAGCAGTATTTCTTCTGGAAAAACTACAGGAATAACAGACTGAAGCACATCCTACCACGCCCTCCTCCTGAACCAACTCCTGCACCTGCACCTTCACAAGCACCTGCTACATTGCCCCTACCAGCGTCAGTGCCAACACCTGTAGCTCCGCCTGTTCCTGGACCAACGTCGTCTATGCCACCTGTGGTAGCAGGTGGTGCATCTGCAATGTCTCCTATGCAGTTTGTGGGAACTCCAGGCACTAATATGCCGAAGAATGACATGAGAAATGCTATGGGCAACAGGAAAAGGAA GAAagatggttga
- the LOC8057803 gene encoding LOW QUALITY PROTEIN: expansin-A32 (The sequence of the model RefSeq protein was modified relative to this genomic sequence to represent the inferred CDS: substituted 1 base at 1 genomic stop codon), whose protein sequence is MSGSWMAPPRLLVSSLLVAVLAVAAADVANAGGAKPLTPGGRVVHHNHGKFTAGEWKRAHATFYGGRDGSGTTAGACGYKDTRSEGYGVQTVAVSSVLFGNGAACGGCYEVRCVDSPDGCKPPGAAAAAAALVVTATNLCPPNEQXSADSGGWCNPPREHFDLSMPAFLQIAEEKAGIVPVSYRRVACARQGGIRYAIAGNKYFNMVTVTNVGGAGDVAAVSVKGSKRVKWTELKRNWGVVWQTGEDLTCESLTFRVMTGDHRKATSWHVLPEDWKFGVTYQASKNF, encoded by the coding sequence atgtcTGGTTCGTGGATGGCGCCACCGCGTCTCCTGGTGTCGTCGCTGCTGGTCGCCGTGCTCGCGGTGGCGGCCGCCGATGTCGCCAATGCCGGCGGCGCCAAGCCCCTGACGCCCGGCGGGCGCGTGGTGCACCACAACCACGGCAAGTTCACCGCCGGCGAGTGGAAGCGCGCCCACGCGACCTTCTACGGCGGCCGGGACGGGTCCGGCACCACGGCGGGCGCGTGCGGGTACAAGGACACGCGGTCCGAGGGCTACGGCGTGCAGACGGTGGCCGTGAGCTCGGTGCTGTTCGGCAATGGCGCGGCCTGCGGCGGTTGCTACGAGGTGCGGTGCGTGGACAGCCCCGACGGGTGCAAGCcgcccggcgcggcggcggcggcggcggcgctggtggtgaCGGCGACGAACCTGTGCCCGCCCAACGAGCAGTAGTCGGCGGACAGCGGCGGGTGGTGCAACCCGCCGCGGGAGCACTTCGACCTGTCCATGCCGGCGTTCCTCCAGATCGCGGAGGAGAAGGCCGGCATCGTGCCCGTCTCCTACCGGCGGGTGGCGTGCGCGAGGCAGGGCGGCATCCGGTACGCCATCGCCGGGAACAAGTACTTCAACATGGTGACGGTCACCAACGTGGGCGGCGCCGGCGACGTGGCGGCGGTGTCGGTGAAGGGGAGCAAGCGCGTCAAGTGGACGGAGCTGAAGCGCAACTGGGGGGTAGTGTGGCAGACCGGGGAGGACCTCACCTGCGAGTCGCTGACGTTCAGGGTGATGACCGGCGACCACCGCAAGGCCACGTCGTGGCACGTCCTCCCCGAGGACTGGAAGTTCGGCGTCACGTACCAGGCGTCCAAGAACTTCTAA